In a single window of the Mycobacteriales bacterium genome:
- a CDS encoding argininosuccinate synthase, translated as MTVPRVVLAYSGGLDTSVAIGWIKDLTGAEVIAVAADVGQGGEDLEVIRQRALDCGAVEAVVADVRDEYADEYCLPALQANALYMGRYPLVSALSRPLIVKHMVAAARQHGATVLAHGCTGKGNDQVRFEVGIGALAPEMSVMAPVRDSGMTRDKAIAFAEQHGLPIDVNKKSPYSIDQNVWGRAVETGFLEDPWNGPIEDVYDYTQAPGTASGPDELVLTFTHGVPTAIDGRPVTVLQAIEELNRRAGAQGVGRLDMVEDRLVGIKSREVYEVPGAQVLITAHQEMENLTVERDLARFKRTVEQRWAELVYDGLWFSPLKRALDAFIASSQQHVSGEVRLVLSHGTCTVTGRRSDATLYDYELATYDTGDTFDQSLAKGFVELWGMPSKIAAQRDQRLAT; from the coding sequence GTGACCGTCCCCCGCGTCGTCCTCGCCTACTCGGGAGGCCTCGACACGTCCGTCGCCATCGGCTGGATCAAGGACCTGACCGGTGCCGAGGTCATCGCCGTGGCCGCCGACGTCGGCCAGGGCGGTGAGGACCTCGAGGTCATCCGCCAGCGGGCGCTCGACTGCGGTGCGGTCGAGGCCGTCGTCGCGGACGTCCGCGACGAGTACGCCGACGAGTACTGCCTGCCGGCGCTGCAGGCCAACGCGCTCTACATGGGCCGCTACCCGCTCGTGTCCGCTCTCAGCAGGCCGCTCATCGTCAAGCACATGGTCGCCGCGGCCCGTCAGCACGGCGCGACCGTGCTCGCCCACGGCTGCACGGGCAAGGGCAACGACCAGGTCCGCTTCGAGGTCGGCATCGGCGCGCTGGCCCCCGAGATGTCGGTGATGGCGCCGGTCCGCGACTCCGGCATGACCCGCGACAAGGCCATCGCCTTCGCGGAGCAGCACGGCCTGCCGATCGACGTCAACAAGAAGTCGCCGTACTCCATCGACCAGAACGTCTGGGGCCGTGCGGTCGAGACCGGCTTCCTCGAGGACCCGTGGAACGGCCCGATCGAGGACGTCTACGACTACACCCAGGCGCCGGGCACGGCGAGCGGTCCCGACGAGCTCGTCCTGACCTTCACCCACGGTGTCCCGACCGCGATCGACGGCCGGCCCGTGACGGTGCTCCAGGCCATCGAAGAGCTCAACCGCCGTGCCGGGGCCCAGGGGGTCGGCCGGCTCGACATGGTGGAGGACCGCCTCGTGGGCATCAAGAGCCGTGAGGTCTACGAGGTCCCCGGGGCGCAGGTGCTCATCACCGCCCACCAGGAGATGGAGAACCTCACCGTCGAGCGCGACCTGGCCCGCTTCAAGCGCACCGTCGAGCAGCGCTGGGCCGAGCTGGTCTACGACGGCCTGTGGTTCTCCCCGCTCAAGCGCGCCCTCGACGCCTTCATCGCGTCGTCGCAGCAGCACGTCTCGGGCGAGGTCCGCCTGGTCCTGTCGCACGGCACCTGCACCGTCACCGGCCGGCGCTCCGACGCGACGCTCTACGACTACGAGCTCGCGACCTACGACACCGGCGACACCTTCGACCAGAGCCTCGCCAAGGGCTTCGTCGAGCTGT
- the argB gene encoding acetylglutamate kinase, whose product MTHAALSKAAALVEALPWLKSFHGRTVVLKYGGNAMTSSELQQAFAEDVVFLRYAGVRVVVVHGGGPQITAHLDRLGVDSEFRGGLRVTTADTMQVVRMVLVGQVNSEVVGAINTHGPFAVGLSGEDAHLFTAERRDALVDGELVDIGLVGDVVDVQPQIVRALLDEGKVPVVATVARGADGEIYNVNADTAAAALAIALGAEKLVVLTDVEGLYADWPASDAVISSLGADELEALLPTLSSGMVPKMEACLRAVQGGVPRAHVLDGRVPHSVLLELFTDEGIGTMVTPS is encoded by the coding sequence ATGACCCACGCCGCCCTGTCCAAGGCTGCCGCCCTCGTCGAGGCCCTGCCCTGGCTGAAGTCCTTCCACGGCCGCACCGTCGTTCTCAAGTACGGCGGCAACGCGATGACGAGCTCCGAGCTGCAGCAGGCCTTCGCCGAGGACGTCGTCTTCCTGCGCTACGCCGGGGTCAGGGTCGTCGTCGTCCACGGCGGCGGACCGCAGATCACCGCCCACCTCGACCGGCTCGGCGTCGACAGCGAGTTCCGCGGCGGTCTGCGGGTCACCACCGCCGACACGATGCAGGTCGTGCGGATGGTGCTCGTGGGTCAGGTCAACAGCGAGGTCGTCGGCGCCATCAACACCCACGGCCCCTTCGCGGTCGGGCTGTCCGGGGAGGACGCGCACCTGTTCACCGCGGAGCGCCGCGACGCCCTGGTCGACGGCGAGCTCGTCGACATCGGCCTCGTCGGTGACGTCGTCGACGTGCAGCCGCAGATCGTGCGGGCGCTGCTCGACGAGGGCAAGGTCCCTGTCGTCGCCACCGTGGCGCGCGGTGCGGACGGCGAGATCTACAACGTCAACGCCGACACTGCGGCCGCCGCCCTCGCGATCGCGCTCGGAGCGGAGAAGCTCGTGGTCCTCACCGACGTCGAGGGGCTCTACGCCGACTGGCCGGCCTCCGACGCCGTCATCAGCAGCCTCGGCGCCGACGAGCTCGAGGCCCTGCTGCCGACGCTGTCGAGCGGCATGGTGCCGAAGATGGAGGCCTGCTTGCGGGCCGTGCAAGGCGGCGTCCCCCGCGCCCACGTCCTCGATGGCAGGGTTCCGCACAGCGTCCTGCTCGAGCTGTTCACCGACGAGGGGATCGGGACCATGGTGACGCCGTCATGA
- a CDS encoding acetylornithine transaminase produces the protein MSATTQWQARWDAALMGNYGTPALVLARGEGARVWDVDGKDYVDLFAGLAVNVLGHAHPAVRAAVDRQLATLGHVSNLAVSEPVVRLAERLQQLTGHDRVLFTNSGAEANEAGLKIARRLRPGGGFVACDRAFHGRTMGALAVTGQPAKRAPFEPLPGPVAFVPFGDADALRAVVTEQTASVVLEPVLGEAGVVVPPAGFLEAARATCDATGALLHLDEVQGGIGRAGAWLATEVLAPGVRGDVVTLAKGLGGGLPIGAVLASGAAAHALQKGDHGTTFGGNPVVCAAALAVLDTVESEGLLASSTTLGERLASGIRALDHPLVASVRGVGLWLGVVLTEPVAAAVEVAAREAGFLLNAPAADVLRLAPPLVITEAQVDAFLGALTGVLDAAGAAARVGA, from the coding sequence ATGAGCGCGACCACGCAGTGGCAGGCCCGCTGGGACGCCGCCCTGATGGGCAACTACGGCACGCCCGCGCTCGTGCTCGCCCGCGGCGAGGGCGCCCGGGTCTGGGACGTCGACGGCAAGGACTACGTCGACCTGTTCGCGGGCCTCGCTGTCAACGTCCTCGGCCACGCGCACCCCGCGGTCCGCGCGGCCGTCGACCGTCAGCTCGCGACCCTCGGCCACGTCAGCAACCTCGCGGTCAGCGAGCCCGTCGTCCGGCTCGCCGAGCGGCTGCAGCAGCTCACCGGCCACGACCGGGTCCTGTTCACCAACTCCGGCGCGGAGGCCAACGAAGCCGGCCTGAAGATCGCCCGCCGGCTGCGGCCCGGGGGCGGCTTCGTGGCCTGCGACCGGGCCTTCCACGGCCGCACGATGGGCGCTCTCGCGGTCACCGGCCAGCCCGCCAAGCGGGCCCCCTTCGAACCGCTGCCAGGGCCCGTCGCCTTCGTCCCGTTCGGCGACGCCGACGCGCTGCGGGCGGTCGTCACCGAGCAGACCGCCAGCGTCGTCCTCGAGCCGGTCCTCGGCGAGGCGGGGGTCGTCGTACCCCCCGCCGGCTTCCTCGAGGCTGCCCGGGCCACCTGCGACGCCACCGGTGCGCTGCTGCACCTCGACGAGGTGCAGGGCGGCATCGGCCGCGCCGGTGCGTGGCTGGCCACCGAGGTCCTCGCCCCCGGCGTCCGCGGCGACGTCGTCACCCTCGCCAAGGGCCTCGGGGGAGGGCTGCCGATCGGTGCCGTCCTCGCCAGCGGCGCCGCCGCGCACGCCCTGCAGAAGGGCGACCACGGCACGACCTTCGGCGGCAACCCGGTCGTCTGCGCGGCCGCCCTCGCCGTCCTCGACACGGTCGAGTCCGAAGGGCTGCTCGCGTCCTCGACGACGCTCGGGGAGCGGCTCGCCAGCGGCATCCGGGCCCTCGACCACCCGCTCGTCGCGAGCGTGCGCGGGGTCGGGCTGTGGCTCGGCGTGGTGCTCACCGAGCCGGTCGCCGCCGCCGTGGAGGTCGCCGCCCGGGAGGCCGGCTTCCTGCTCAACGCGCCCGCCGCCGACGTGCTGCGGCTCGCTCCGCCTCTCGTGATCACCGAGGCCCAGGTCGACGCCTTCCTCGGTGCCCTGACCGGGGTCCTCGACGCCGCAGGTGCCGCCGCTAGGGTCGGCGCATGA
- the argR gene encoding arginine repressor, which yields MAARRHVAPVAPVAPATRAARHARIVELVTTRSVTSQTELGRLLAESGIAVTQATLSRDLEELGAVKVRTSGGQAYALPPEGQPVGGTAQSVDARLAKLLEELLVSVEATGDAVVLRTPPGGAHLLGSALDRAGLPDVAGTVAGDDTVLLVVRTPASPAASTLATRLLGLAEGRPLEIS from the coding sequence ATGGCCGCCCGACGGCACGTGGCACCCGTGGCACCCGTGGCACCCGCCACGAGGGCCGCCCGTCACGCCCGGATCGTCGAGCTCGTCACGACCCGGTCCGTCACCAGCCAGACCGAGCTCGGCCGGCTGCTCGCCGAGTCCGGCATCGCCGTCACCCAGGCGACGCTGTCGCGCGACCTCGAGGAGCTCGGCGCGGTGAAGGTCCGCACCTCCGGCGGTCAGGCCTACGCCCTGCCGCCCGAGGGCCAGCCGGTCGGCGGCACCGCGCAGTCCGTGGACGCCCGGCTGGCCAAGCTGCTCGAGGAGCTGCTGGTCTCGGTCGAGGCCACCGGCGACGCGGTCGTCCTGCGCACGCCCCCCGGCGGCGCCCACCTGCTCGGCTCGGCGCTCGACCGCGCCGGGCTGCCCGACGTCGCCGGCACCGTCGCCGGTGACGACACCGTCCTGCTCGTCGTCCGCACGCCGGCGTCGCCGGCTGCGAGCACGCTCGCCACGAGGCTGCTCGGCCTCGCGGAGGGCCGACCCCTGGAGATCTCGTGA
- the argC gene encoding N-acetyl-gamma-glutamyl-phosphate reductase gives MGMTAAVAGASGYVGGELLRLLLGHPDLEVGPLAAGSSAGLPVGDVHPHLPQLAERVFTSTDPARLAEADVVFLALPHGESGALAAALPEGLPVIDLGADHRLADPAAWERFYGTPWSAQWAYGLPELFRADLVGTPRIAAPGCYPTAVTLALAPVIGLVDPTDLVVVAASGTSGAGRAAKASLLGSEVMGDLSAYKVGAHQHTPEIRQTLARVAGTAVGLSFTPVLAPMPRGILATCTARTTASEDDLREALVDAYADEPLVHVLPQGRWPHTAATIGSASCHLQVTVDTDAGRAVVVSALDNLGKGAAAQALQCANLSLGLPELAGLSASGVAP, from the coding sequence ATGGGCATGACAGCAGCGGTGGCCGGGGCGAGCGGCTATGTCGGCGGTGAGCTTCTGCGGCTGCTGCTGGGCCACCCCGACCTCGAGGTCGGGCCGCTGGCGGCGGGCAGCAGCGCCGGTCTGCCCGTCGGCGACGTCCACCCCCACCTGCCGCAGCTCGCCGAGCGGGTCTTCACCTCGACCGACCCGGCTCGCCTGGCCGAGGCCGACGTGGTCTTCCTCGCGCTGCCGCACGGCGAGTCCGGCGCCCTCGCCGCGGCCCTGCCCGAGGGCCTGCCGGTCATCGACCTCGGCGCCGACCACCGGCTCGCCGACCCGGCGGCCTGGGAGCGCTTCTACGGCACCCCCTGGTCGGCCCAGTGGGCCTACGGCCTGCCCGAGCTCTTCCGGGCCGACCTCGTCGGCACCCCCCGTATCGCCGCCCCGGGCTGCTACCCCACGGCCGTGACGCTCGCGCTTGCGCCGGTGATCGGCCTGGTCGACCCGACGGACCTCGTCGTCGTCGCCGCGTCCGGCACCAGCGGTGCCGGCCGGGCCGCCAAGGCGAGCCTGCTCGGCAGCGAGGTGATGGGGGACCTGTCGGCCTACAAGGTCGGAGCCCACCAGCACACCCCCGAGATCCGGCAGACCCTCGCGCGGGTCGCCGGGACCGCGGTGGGGCTGTCCTTCACGCCCGTCCTCGCCCCCATGCCACGCGGCATCCTCGCCACCTGCACGGCCCGCACCACCGCGTCCGAGGACGACCTCCGCGAGGCCCTCGTCGACGCCTACGCCGACGAGCCGCTCGTCCACGTCCTGCCACAAGGGCGCTGGCCGCACACCGCCGCCACGATCGGGTCGGCGAGCTGCCACCTGCAGGTCACGGTCGACACCGACGCCGGTCGGGCCGTCGTCGTGAGCGCCCTCGACAACCTCGGCAAGGGGGCCGCGGCCCAGGCGCTGCAGTGCGCCAACCTCTCCCTCGGCCTGCCCGAGCTCGCCGGGCTGTCCGCCAGCGGGGTCGCGCCGTGA
- the argJ gene encoding bifunctional glutamate N-acetyltransferase/amino-acid acetyltransferase ArgJ produces the protein MTVTAARGFRAAAATAGLKASGTPDVALVVNDGPSRAAACVFTRNRFKANPVLWSEQVVRDGRVRAVVLNSGGANCGTGPQGFQTTHATAERVATLLGDGAGDVVVCSTGLIGPQLDRDTVLAGVDAAHAALAADGGGAAAVAIMTTDTVAKTASYDAAGFVVGGMAKGAGMLAPALATMLVVITTDADVTAADCDRALRAATRTTFDRLDSDGCQSTNDTVLLLASAASGTAPDPAAFDAAVRAVCADLAQQLLTDAEGSRHDIAIEVVGAASEDEAVEVARSVARSNLFKCAVFGEDPNWGRVLASVGTTTATFEVADVDISFNGVQVCRAGQSFEDPAKVEFRGRDVHVVIDLHAGGSGATVRTNDLTTDYVHENSAYST, from the coding sequence GTGACCGTCACCGCAGCCAGGGGCTTCCGGGCCGCGGCCGCGACCGCCGGCCTCAAGGCCAGCGGCACGCCCGATGTCGCACTGGTCGTCAACGACGGGCCGTCCCGCGCGGCCGCCTGCGTCTTCACCCGCAACCGCTTCAAGGCCAACCCGGTCCTGTGGAGCGAGCAGGTCGTGCGTGACGGCCGGGTCCGTGCCGTCGTCCTCAACTCCGGTGGGGCCAACTGCGGCACCGGCCCGCAGGGCTTCCAGACCACCCACGCCACCGCCGAGCGGGTCGCGACCCTGCTGGGTGACGGCGCCGGCGACGTCGTCGTCTGCTCGACCGGGCTCATCGGCCCCCAGCTGGACCGCGACACGGTCCTCGCCGGCGTCGACGCCGCTCACGCCGCCCTCGCCGCCGACGGGGGAGGCGCTGCGGCCGTCGCGATCATGACGACCGACACGGTGGCCAAGACCGCGTCGTACGACGCTGCCGGCTTCGTCGTCGGGGGCATGGCCAAGGGCGCCGGCATGCTCGCTCCCGCCCTGGCCACCATGCTCGTCGTGATCACGACCGACGCCGACGTCACCGCCGCCGACTGCGACCGGGCGCTGCGGGCCGCGACCCGCACCACCTTCGACCGCCTCGACTCCGACGGCTGCCAGTCCACCAACGACACCGTCCTGCTCCTGGCGAGCGCAGCCTCCGGCACCGCACCCGATCCGGCTGCCTTCGACGCCGCCGTGCGCGCCGTCTGCGCCGACCTGGCGCAGCAGCTGCTGACCGACGCCGAGGGCTCCCGCCACGACATCGCGATCGAGGTCGTCGGTGCGGCCAGCGAGGACGAGGCCGTCGAGGTGGCTCGCTCCGTCGCCCGCAGCAACCTGTTCAAGTGCGCGGTCTTCGGGGAGGACCCCAACTGGGGGCGGGTGCTCGCCTCGGTCGGCACCACGACCGCGACGTTCGAGGTCGCAGACGTCGACATCTCCTTCAACGGCGTCCAGGTCTGCCGCGCGGGCCAGTCGTTCGAGGACCCCGCGAAGGTGGAGTTCCGCGGCCGCGACGTCCACGTCGTCATCGACCTGCACGCGGGAGGCTCGGGCGCCACGGTGCGGACCAACGACCTGACGACCGACTACGTCCACGAGAACTCGGCGTACTCCACATGA
- the argF gene encoding ornithine carbamoyltransferase has translation MVRHFLADDDLSPAEQAEVLDLAAQLKQSRYDGPPDGRRPLAGKAVAVVFEKPSTRTRLSFEIGIAELGAHPVILDAQSTQLGRGETIEDTARVLSRYVSAIVIRTFGDDRIQALAEASSVPVVNALTDGYHPCQILADLQTVRERKGTTAGLTLAYLGDGANNMAHSYLLGGAMAGMHVRIGAPDGYLPDPAVVERAKAYGTTITVTSDAAEAARGADVLCTDVWVSMGMEGAQARIDALTPYAVDDAALALAGPDAVVLHCLPAHRGEEIAASVIDGPQSAVWDEAENRLHAQKALLTWLLEQG, from the coding sequence ATGGTGCGCCACTTCCTGGCCGACGACGACCTGTCGCCTGCCGAGCAGGCAGAGGTCCTCGACCTCGCAGCCCAGCTCAAGCAGAGCAGGTACGACGGACCCCCTGATGGACGCAGACCGCTCGCGGGCAAGGCCGTCGCCGTGGTCTTCGAGAAGCCCTCGACCCGCACCCGGTTGTCGTTCGAGATCGGCATCGCCGAGCTCGGTGCCCACCCCGTCATCCTCGACGCGCAGTCCACCCAGCTCGGCCGCGGCGAGACCATCGAGGACACCGCGCGGGTGCTGTCGCGCTACGTCAGCGCCATCGTCATCCGCACCTTCGGCGACGACCGGATCCAGGCCCTGGCAGAGGCGTCGAGCGTGCCTGTCGTCAACGCCCTGACCGACGGCTACCACCCGTGCCAGATCCTGGCCGACCTGCAGACCGTCCGGGAGCGCAAGGGCACGACCGCCGGCCTGACGCTGGCCTACCTCGGCGACGGCGCCAACAACATGGCCCACTCCTACCTGCTCGGCGGCGCGATGGCCGGCATGCACGTCCGCATCGGCGCCCCCGACGGCTACCTGCCCGACCCGGCTGTCGTCGAGCGCGCCAAGGCCTACGGCACCACCATCACCGTGACGAGCGATGCCGCCGAGGCAGCGCGTGGCGCCGACGTGCTCTGCACCGACGTGTGGGTGTCGATGGGCATGGAGGGGGCGCAGGCGCGCATCGACGCCCTCACCCCCTACGCCGTCGACGACGCCGCCCTGGCTCTCGCCGGGCCTGACGCGGTCGTCCTGCACTGCCTGCCGGCCCACCGGGGCGAGGAGATCGCAGCGTCGGTCATCGACGGCCCGCAGTCCGCGGTCTGGGACGAGGCGGAGAACCGGCTGCACGCGCAGAAGGCGCTGCTGACCTGGCTGCTGGAGCAGGGCTGA
- a CDS encoding response regulator — MTITRVLVVEDDPSVRGLLQTLLSAEGYDVVTASDGLAGLVKATSTHPALVLLDLMMPDLGGVRVLEELRDDPELAHIPVIVVTGKVDAVPGMRDVLGEDNVFLKPFAVAELLARVGEVTGGPDAS; from the coding sequence GTGACCATCACCCGTGTCCTCGTCGTCGAGGACGACCCGAGCGTCCGGGGCCTGCTGCAGACCCTGCTGTCTGCCGAGGGCTACGACGTCGTGACCGCCTCGGACGGCCTCGCGGGTCTGGTCAAGGCGACCTCGACGCACCCGGCGCTGGTGCTGCTCGACCTGATGATGCCGGACCTCGGCGGCGTGCGCGTGCTCGAGGAGCTGCGCGACGACCCCGAGCTCGCCCACATCCCCGTCATCGTCGTGACCGGCAAGGTCGACGCCGTGCCCGGCATGCGCGACGTCCTCGGTGAGGACAACGTCTTCCTCAAGCCCTTCGCCGTCGCCGAGCTGCTCGCCCGCGTCGGCGAGGTCACCGGCGGACCGGACGCCAGCTGA